From the Pseudodesulfovibrio indicus genome, the window AGGCCCTGTTCGGGGCCGAGGACGAGGTCCGGCGCATGCGCGAGCGGCTGTGGGAGTATGTGCGCACCAAGCCCATCGCCCTGTCCCTGCTCATCCGCGAGCTGACCGACTACCGGTTGCCGCTGACTTTTTTCGGCGCGTTCGTGACCGAGCGCGAGGGGCGCTGGCAGGGGTTCCTGAACATCAAGAACAGCGTGCTGGCGCATCTGACCAACAGCGCGCGCATCCTCTCCCTGAAACACGACGTGCACCCGGCCAACACCTGCGAGCGCATCCGCGCCCTGGCCGAGAAGGGGCACGTCTCCGACCGGCACGGCCAGGCCCTGCTGGACGGCTGGGAATACCTCCAGCGCAAGCGGCTGGAGATCGGCCTGGCCTGCGACCGGGAGGGGATTCCCCCGCACAATTACGTCAACCCGGCGGCCCTGGACAACGGTGAGCGGCAAGCCCTCAAGGATGCCATCCACGCCGTGGAGAAGCTCGTCCGGCTGGTCCAGGCGGGCACCGGCCTCTGATTCGGCTCCCTTTTTGCAATACCATGCTGTCCCGCCGTTTTTTCGACGGGGGCTGCCTTCATGTATAAGGAATAAGGATCGTGAACGTCCTGATCATCAACCTGACCCGCTTCGGCGACCTGATCCAGACCCAGCCCGTGATCACCGGCTTTCGCAGCCGGGGCGCGCGCGTGGGGCTGGCCTGCCTGTCCAACTTCGCCTCGGCGGCCACGCTGCTGGACGGGGTGGACCGCGTCTTCCCGCTGAACGGGGCTGGGCTGCTCGCCGCGCTGGACGGCGACTGGCGGCTGGCCGTGCGCGACGTCGCGGCCTACCGGCAGGAGATTTTTGCGGCGTTCACGCCGGACCTGACCGTGAACCTGACCCCGTCCGTGGCCTCGCGGCTGTTGGCCTTCGACCTCACCCCGGCCTCCGGCCGGACCGCGGGGTTCTCCGTGGACGAGTTCGGCTTCAACGCCGACACCTCCTCCTGGGCCGCGTTCCTCCAGATGGCGGGGGCCAACCGGGGTGCCAGCCCGTTCAACGTCTGCGACCTGTTCCGCCGGGCCGCCGGGCTGGACCGGGAGGGCAACTCCCTGGCCCTGGCCGCGCCAGCCCCCGAGGCGCAGGCCCAGGCGACAGAGCTGCTGCCGGACTGCGATCACGGGTACGCCGCCCTGCAACTGGGGGCGAGCGAGGACCGGCGGCGCTGGCCGGTCGCCCACTTCATCGAGACCGCGCGCAGGCTTCACGAGCGATACGGCCTGACCCCGGTGCTGTTGGGGACAAAGGGCGAGCGCGCGCTGGGCGAGCGGTTCGCGGCGGGCGCGGACTTCCCCCACCTGAATCTCATGGGCGCCACCTCCCTGACCGGGCTGGCCGGCGTCCTGACCCGCTGCCGCCTGCTGCTGACCAACGACACCGGGACCATGCACCTGGCCGCCGGGTTGGGCGTGCCGCTGTGCGCGGTCTTCCTGGCCACGGCACAGCCCTGGGACACCGGGCCGTACCGGGCGGGCAACATCTGCCTGGAACCGGACATGGACTGCCATCCCTGCGAGTTCGGCAGGGAGTGCCCCAACCATGAGGCGTGCCGCGAGGCGGTCACCCCGGAGGCCATGTTCCGCTGCGCAGCGTCCCTGCTGGACGGGACCGACCCCGATCCCGCGCCCGGCGCGAGGCTGTGGCGTACCCGCACCGCGCCGGACGGGTTCATGGAGCTGGCCCCGCTCTCCGGCCACGATGCAACGGACCGGGCCGCCTGGATCGCGGTCCAGCGTGAGCACTTCCGGTCCTTCCTCGACTCGGTTCCGGGCAACGGCCCCACCGGGACGGGCGCCAAGCTCGGCCCGGCCATGCGTGAGCGGCTGTCCAAAACTTTGACGACCGCGCGGGACATGCTTTTCCTGCTGCGACAGCAGGGCATGCTCCTGGCGACCAACCCGCGTCCCCAGGCCAAGACCAAGTTCCTGGCCTCCTGGCAGCGGTTCCAAAATATC encodes:
- a CDS encoding glycosyltransferase family 9 protein, whose product is MNVLIINLTRFGDLIQTQPVITGFRSRGARVGLACLSNFASAATLLDGVDRVFPLNGAGLLAALDGDWRLAVRDVAAYRQEIFAAFTPDLTVNLTPSVASRLLAFDLTPASGRTAGFSVDEFGFNADTSSWAAFLQMAGANRGASPFNVCDLFRRAAGLDREGNSLALAAPAPEAQAQATELLPDCDHGYAALQLGASEDRRRWPVAHFIETARRLHERYGLTPVLLGTKGERALGERFAAGADFPHLNLMGATSLTGLAGVLTRCRLLLTNDTGTMHLAAGLGVPLCAVFLATAQPWDTGPYRAGNICLEPDMDCHPCEFGRECPNHEACREAVTPEAMFRCAASLLDGTDPDPAPGARLWRTRTAPDGFMELAPLSGHDATDRAAWIAVQREHFRSFLDSVPGNGPTGTGAKLGPAMRERLSKTLTTARDMLFLLRQQGMLLATNPRPQAKTKFLASWQRFQNILSSDNSLKVIALLWMFESQRNGEDLASLLGVAERHGALLDALLAEVAVSA